A part of Miscanthus floridulus cultivar M001 chromosome 6, ASM1932011v1, whole genome shotgun sequence genomic DNA contains:
- the LOC136460580 gene encoding uncharacterized protein translates to MPTKDKLCYVLRIHFPASNNAVEYEACLHGLRIAVALGVKRLMVYGDSMLVINQLNKDWSYSSEKMDAYCIEIRKLKGKFYGIEYHHVVRDQNQPVDQLSKIGLSRATVPPGVFVQDLLVPSIKEEKEVEEVPPTEQLVLAVPSLVANWREQFIKYLTDSEVPTDKTDTEHLIRRSKHYVLVNGNLMRKSAKEGVLQKCVPQDEGVKLLHEIHSSSCGNHTASRNLVGKAFRAGFYWPTAIFDTEDLIRCCEGC, encoded by the coding sequence atgccgaccaaggataagctatgttacgttcttcggatacacttcccagcctccaacaatgccgtggaatacgaagcatgtctccatggtcttcgtatagccgtCGCGCTCGGCGTCAAGCGCCTCATGGTGTATGGAGACTCCATGTTGGTTattaaccagctcaacaaagactggtcctattccagtgagaagatggacgcatactgcatcGAAATTAGGAAGCTtaaagggaagttctatggtatcgagtaccaccacgtggtacgagatcaaaatcaaccaGTCGACCAGCTCTCAAAAATAGGTTTGTCTCGTGCCACGGTTCCACCGGGGGTCTTCGTGCAAgatctcctggtgccatccattaaagaagaaaaggaagttgaggaggttccccctaccgagcagttggtacttgcggtgccTTCGCTAGTCGccaattggagggagcaattcatcaagtacctcaccgactctgaagtacccaccgacaagaccgaCACCGAACACCTAATCCGtcgaagtaagcactacgtgttggtaaacggtaacttgatgaggaagagtgccaaggaaggggTATTGCAGAAGTGTGTCCCTCAAGACGAAGGAGTGAAGCTGCTTCACGAAATTCATTctagttcctgtggcaatcacacggcctcaagaaacctggttggcaaagctttccgagctggcttctactggcccacggccatcttcgACACAGAAGACCTCATCCGGTGCTGTGAAGGatgttag